One segment of Balaenoptera ricei isolate mBalRic1 chromosome 8, mBalRic1.hap2, whole genome shotgun sequence DNA contains the following:
- the CWC15 gene encoding spliceosome-associated protein CWC15 homolog: MTTAARPTFEPARGGRGKGEGDLSQLSKQYSSRDLPSHTKIKYRQTTQDAPEEVRNRDFRRELEERERAAAREKNRDRPTREHTTSSSVSKKPRLDQIPAANLDADDPLTDEEDEDEDFEEESDDDDTAALLAELEKIKKERAEEQARKEQEQKAEEERIRMENILSGNPLLNLTGPSQPQANFKVKRRWDDDVVFKNCAKGVDDQKKDKRFVNDTLRSEFHKKFMEKYIK, from the exons ATGACAACAGCAGCTAGGCCAACTTTTGAACCTGCAAGaggggggagaggaaaaggagaaggtgATTTGAGCCAACTCTCAAAGCAATATTCAAGCAGAGACCTACCCTCTCatacaaagataaaatatag ACAGACCACTCAGGATGCCCCTGAAGAAGTTCGGAACCGTGACTTCAGGAGAGagttggaagagagagagagagctgctgcaagagaaaaaaacagagaccgGCCAACCCGAG AACATACAACCTCCTCTTCAGTGTCAAAGAAGCCTCGGTTGGACCAGATTCCCGCTGCCAACCTCGATGCAGACGACCCTCTAACAGAT GaggaagatgaagatgaagatttTGAAGAGgagagtgatgatgatgatactgcAGCTCTTCTTGCAgagctggaaaaaattaaaaaagaaagagctgaAGAGCAGGCCAGGAAG GAACAAGAACAAAAGGCTGAAGAAGAAAGGATTCGTATGGAAAACATTCTGAGTGGAAACCCTCTCCTTAATCTCACTGGCCCATCCCAGCCTCAGGCCAACTTCAAAGTTAAAAGAAG gtggGATGATGATGTTGTTTTCAAGAACTGTGCAAAAGGTGTAGATGAtcagaagaaagacaaaagatTTGTAAATGATACGCTGCGATCTGAATTTCACAAaaagttcatggagaaatatattaaatag